AATAATGACAATAATCTATAATCTTTTATATAATCTATTTTTTGCTTTTTAAAAGTGACCTTGTCAAATTCTTCATTGACGGTATTAGAAACAACAAGAAGCACAATTTTTTCTTTTAATTCTTGGGGTAATTCCTGGTCCAGCAGTTCAAGAGCTTCTATCAGATAGGCAAAACCTTTTCTTGGGTCTTCCATATTCTGAGCCCCTGTTAAAATATAAAAACAGTCATCAGATAATGAAAATATTTGTTTTGCTATTGGCTTGTTTCTATCATTGAGCAGGGTAGTGTCAATTAAACTATTAATATTATAAATTGTCTTTTGGTCTTTATAAATTTTTGAGTTTTGAGCCTGTATCAATGTTAGCCCTGAGCCTGCAATGATTTTGAAATTGGCTTTTTTAGCATTTTCATATTTTCTTTCAAAATTATTTTTAGCTATTACTTTTTCATCTTCTTTTGTAATAGCAGGACAATTTTCATCACATCCTCTGACATAACCATCACATCCCCAGGAAAAATGACATCCTCCAGTGAAATGATTCATATCTACGGTGATATTATATATTTTTGCCTGCGTTGCATTATATAGATTAAGAAGATCTGTGCTGTTGAGAAAGTCAATAGTCATCCCAGTAAAAACAAAATCCGGTGTAAATCCTGTTGTTTTTAATAAGCTGTCAATATTGATGTTTTCTGTTATTTCGTCTTTACTGAAGAAAGAATATTTTCTGTCTGTGCTAATTGTTTTTTTTGTCTCTTTAGGGGTTGCTATATTAAGTCTGGTTTTGACTTTGTTAATCACGGAAGTCAGTAAACCCGGCTTTACAGCAGTAGAAGAGGGAGGATTATAGGCTTTAATGAATTCTTCATTCTTTGTTTTATGTTTCACGCACATGACTACTTCATGTCCCATATTTTTCATGATATGAGCTACTTTGTACATGGCTTCATAAGCACCATTTACATCACCTGTAGAAAGAATTAATACTTTTTTACCCATTATTTTACATCCATATTACAGGAGGAGTGATAATTCCGTTATCTGTATCTCCGGCAAGGAAATTCTCATGTCCTGTTTCAATGATATTAAGTTGTATACCTCCTTTTATGATATCGTACAATTCTACTGACGGAGTATCTATAGCGACTGAAAGTACATAAGTATTAGGTATTAATTTACCACCTTCAATCTTTATTGTGAAATTGTTCTCATTTTTTTCTTCAAATACTTTTCTTGTGATGAAGATTACATTTTCAAATTTATCTAAAACCGCAACATTAACCCTGATACCTGTATTTACACTTCTATTGATAAAACTCAAATCTATGTTGATGTCTTCATTATGCCCAAATTCTGTGGTTTCTACAGATTTATCATTGTATACTTTCACTTTTTGAATCTGAGCTTTTTTGCTTATATCTTCAATGTACCTGAATTCAATATTAGGAGACAGCTCATTGATAATATAATTTTCCAACACACTATTGATGTCTCCGCGATGGGATACCTGCCCGTTTTTCATTAATATACCTGATGTGCAAAGTTGCTTGACAGCTGCCATATTATGACTTACAAAAAGAATAGTTCTTCCTTCCCCTTTGGTTACATCATTCATTTTTCCCAGGCATTTTTTCTGAAATTCGGCATCTCCAACGGCCAGAACTTCATCTACAATAAGAATTTCAGATTCCAAATGAGCAGCAACTGCAAAAGCCAGACGAACATACATTCCGGAAGAATATCTTTTAACAGGAGTATCAATGTATCTTTCAACCCCGGAGAAGGCTACAATTTCATCAAATTTTCGTTTGATCTCTTTGCGGGTCATTCCTAGAATGGCTCCATTTAAAAATACGTTTTCTCTTCCTGTCATTTCCGGATGGAAGCCTGTGCCTACTTCTAATAAAGAAGCTATTCTTCCATTCGTATATATTTTTCCTGTAGTGGGTTTTGTTACTTTACTCAATAATTTAAGCAATGTGGATTTCCCGGCTCCATTTCTTCCAATGATTCCTACAGCATCTCCTTTTTCAATTTCAAAATTAATATCACGAAGAGACCATACGTATTCAGAATCTCCTTTTGTCGTTCTGTCGTTGGTTTCTCCAATTTTCAGATAAGGATCTTCCTTCCCTCTTACTTTATGCCAGAATCTGTTTAAATCATGAGAAAGAGTTCCTGTTCCGACTTGTCCCAGACGGTATTGTTTTGATATGTTTTCTGCTTTTAAAGCCAGCATGTTTTTTAAATTTTAATTTTTAAACAGCAAATAATTACACTGTATCCATAAAAGTTTTCTCAACTTTATTGAAAATCACAACTCCTATTGCCATGATGATGATGATGATAACAGAGCTCATGCCTAACATAAGAGGAGAGAAGTCACCAACACCTAACCATGCATATTTAAAACATTCGAAGATCCCTGTTAAAGGGTTATATAAAGCAAGTTTTTTGAAAATACCGCTGAGAGAAGAAATAGGATAGATGACAGGGGTTGCATACATATATAAACTCACCCCAAAGCCCAGCAACATGGTAAGATCTTTATACTTTGTTGTAAGCGCAGAAAAAATCATGCCCAGCCCCAAAGAAAAAAGAGCCATCAGTAAAATAAGTACAGGAGTTGCCAGAACCCAGATATTAGGATGAACCATTCCTTCGTTCAGGTAATATGCCCACGCAAGAATAAATAAAAGAAACTGAACCCCAAACCTCATTAGATTAGAGATCACAATGGATAATGGAGTGACGAGCCTTGGAAAATATACTTTTCCGAAGATTCCTGCATTTCCTGTAAAAGTAGAGGAGGTAGCCAGTAATGATGCCGAAAAGTAGTTCCAGAGAGTAACACCTGCCAGGTAAAAAAGGAGCGGCGGAGCTCCATCTGTAGGTAATTTGGCGATTCTTCCAAAAATAACCAGATATACGATGGTTGTTAAGATGGGATTGATAAAAAACCAGATCGGTCCTAAAATAGTCTGCTTAAAACTGGACACGAAATCTCTTTTTACAAACATATAAACAAGATCTTTGTATCTCCAGACTTCTTTTAGCTTCAAGTCAAATAACGAATGATCAGCATCAATCGTTTCAGTCCACTTCTGTTGTGGTTCATTCATCTGTGTAAGTTTTTGCAAATTTATAATAATTAATTCTTACCGTATTTCTTAGTTTATGTATTTTCATTGTAAATAAAACTAAAAATCAACAACTAATATATTGATATTTGACGGTATGAACAAAAACTATTGGCCATAAAGCCAATAGTCTATGATTTTTATAAATTCTATTTATTATTTTCTGATAAGTTGTTTCAAATATTCACCGTATCCGCTTTTACCATATTTGGTAGCTGTTTCCAGCAGTTTGTCTTCATCAATGAATTTGTTTCTGAAGGCAATTTCTTCGATACATCCGATTTTAAACCCTTGTCTTTTTTCAATTACGCTTACAAATTCTGAAGCGTCATGAAGAGAATCAAAAGTTCCTGTATCCAGCCATGCAGTTCCTCTGTTTAGAACAGCTACTTCAAGCTTTCCATTGTTTAAATAAACATTGTTGATATCTGTGATTTCCAGTTCCCCTCTTGCAGAAGGTTTGATATTTTTAGCAATTTCCACTACATTGTTGTCGTAAAAATAAAGACCAGGAACAGCGTAGTTTGATTTCGGATTTAAAGGTTTTTCTTCAATAGAAACGGCTTTCAGATCCTTGTCAAATTCTACTACCCCATATCTTTCAGGGTCTGCTACGTGGTAAGCAAAAACAACACCTCCCTTAGGGTTGGTTTTATTCTTAAGCAATGTTCCCATTTCTGAGCCGTAGAAAATATTATCACCCAATACCAGGGCAGCGGGATCATTACCAATAAACTGTTCGCCCAGAATAAAAGCTTGTGCTAAACCGTCCGGGCTAGGCTGTACAACATATTCTATATTACAGCCGATTTGGGAACCGTCGCCCAAAAGTTTGATAAAACCTGCCTGGTCATGTGGAGTAGTGATGATGAGAATATCCTTTATTCCTGCTAAAAGTAATGTGGAAAGAGGATAGTAGATCATAGGTTTGTCGTAAACAGGCATCAGCTGCTTGCTTACTGCGATTGTTAGAGGGTAAAGTCTTGTTCCGGAACCTCCGGCTAATATTATTCCTTTCATTTTATTGTGTGGATTTTTCTTTTAAAATCTTATTGACTTCATGGCTGATTTCATTGTCCAGATTATGAATTATAATATCTGAGGAAAATATATAATTGCTGGATTTCAAATTCGGATTTTCATCATAAAATTGAATCAAATTCACCAGATTCTTTTCAGTCAAATTCATGAAATCAAAATAGAGTTTATCTTTTTCTGAATAATTATGTCTTATTCTATTAAGGATGATTTTCTTTTCTTCTGTATTTAAAATTTCGAAATTTTTACCATTTTCATGCTGCATAGACTTTCTGAACAATAGTAAGTTGGCTGTTTTCATCAATGAGTCATTATATCCACTCACTTCAATAAGCTTATCAATAAGTTTCTTTTGGGTTTCAGTGGGATATTTGGTCTGAATGACAGATTGCGAATACAACAAAGCTGAGAAAATCACGAAAAATAAAAATAAGTACTTTTTCATTTTACGAATATTGCTTTTCGTAATACTTTTGGTAATCTCCGCTGGTTACATTTTCAAGCCATTCTTTGTTTTCAAGATACCAGTCGATGGTTTTTCCTAAACCTTCTTCGAAAGTTACCGATGGTTTCCAGCCTAAATCTTTATTTAATTTTGTAGCATCAATGGCGTAACGTTTATCATGGCCTGGTCTGTCTTTTACAAAAGTGATCAGTTTTTCAGAATAGCCTTCCGGTCTTTCCAGTTTGGCATCCATTTGTTTAATCAGCTCTTTTACAAGATCAATATTCTGCCACTCATTGAATCCTCCGATATTATAAGTTTCACCCGTTTTAGCTTCTTTAAAAATCTGATGAATGGCTCTGGCGTGGTCAATGACAAATAACCAGTCTCTGGTGTACTTTCCATCCCCATAAATAGGAAGCGGTTTTTCATTGATAATATTAGAAATACAAAGTGGAATCAGCTTTTCAGGGAAATGATTCGGGCCGTAGTTGTTAGAACAGTTCGACACAATGAATGGCATTCCATAGGTATTTCCATACGCTCTTACCAGATGGTCTGAAGCAGCTTTTGAAGCGGAATATGGAGATTGAGGATCATAGGATGTCGTTTCTAAAAAGAAACCTGTTTCCCCTAAACTTCCATATACTTCATCTGTAGAAATGTGATAAAAAAGGTTGTTTCTTTTTTCATCGGGGAATCTGCCATGAGTATGATCAGGATTTAATGTCCAGAACTCTTTACAAAGATTAAGAAGATTAGCTGTTCCGTTTACATTGGTATTGATAAATGCCATTGGATCGGTAATACTTCTGTCTACGTGGCTTTCTGCTGCTAAATGTACAACAGCATCAGGGTTGTATTTTTCAAAAACTTTTCTGAGTTCTTCGGGTTTTGTAATATCCGCTTTTTCGAAAACATAATTGGGTTCATCTTCAATGTCCTTTAAGTTTTCCAGATTTCCGGCGTAGGTAAGAGCATCGAGATTGATGATCTTAGTATCCGGATTGTTTTTTACAAATTCTCTTACAACATGGGAGCCGATAAATCCGGCACCTCCTGTAATGATAATGTTTTTCATTTATTTATTTTGAGATGGTCTTTCTTCCTATACTTTTATAATGGAATCCATTTTGTTCAGGGATTTCCAAGGGATACATATTTCTACCGTCAAAAATGACTTTGTTTTTCATTTTTTTAGCCATAAGCTCAAAATTAGGATTTTTGAATTCAGGCCATTCTGTAGCAATAAATAGTGCATCTGCATTTTCCAGTGCATCATACATTCCTTTGGCATATTGTATTTTATTGCCTAGACGTTTTTGAACATTGCTTTCTGCTACAGCATCATACGCTATAATCTCTGCACCTTTCTCCAGCAGAAGCGCGATATTGTCTAAAGACGAAGCTTCTCTGATGTCATCCGTGTTTGCTTTGAAGGCGAGTCCCCACATGGCAATTTTCTTTCCTTCAATATTTCCACCAAAATATTTTTCAATTTCAGAGACTAAGATTACTTTCTGGGTTGTATTTACTTTTTCCGTAGCTTCAAGAATCTGGAAATTAAAATCTTCCTGCTTTCCTGATTTTATAAGCGCTTTTACATCTTTAGGGAAACAGCTTCCGCCATATCCGATTCCCGGGAATAAGAATCTATGCCCAATTCTGTCGTCACTACCCATTCCCAGTCTTACCTTGTCTACATCAGCGCCTACTTTTTCACAATAGTTGGCAATCTCATTCATAAAGGTGATTTTTACCGCTAAAAATGAATTTGCTGCATATTTGGTAAGTTCTGAAGACTTCTCGTCCATGAAAATAATAGGAATTCCGGTATTGGTGAAAGGCTGATATATTTTAGACATGATATCTTTTGCTCTTTCTGAGCTGGCACCTACAACGACTCTTGAGGGGTTCATGGAGTCTTCAACGGCAAAGCCTTCTCTTAAGAATTCAGGATTTGAAACGACATCAAAAGGAATGTCTGTTTTAGAAGAGATCGTTTCTCTTACCCTGTCTGCGGTTCCTACAGGAACAGTACTTTTATTTACAATGACTTTGTACTCAGTCATCAGATCGCCAATATTATTAGCTACCTGAAGTATATAAGATAAATCTGCAGATCCGTCTTCACCCGGAGGGGTTGGCAGTGCAAGATATATTACTTCGCTTTTGTCTAAAGCTTCTTTAAGGTTGGTAGTGAAAAATAATCTTTCAGACTGGATGTTTCTTAAAAACATTTCTTCAAGGTTCGGCTCATAGATGGGAACAACGCCGTTTTTCATACCTTCTACTTTTTTTTCATCAATATCAACACAGTATACTGAATTGCCAAGTTCTGCCAGAGTAGTTCCTGTAACTAATCCCACATAACCTGTTCCTACAATCGTTATATTCAAAATGTTTGTTTTAAAATTCTAAAGACAAAAGTAATAAAAATCCTCTGACATATTCTTTTAATTTATTGTAAATGAATCCGGCGCTATTTACTTGATACTTAAGATAATTTTGTGTTTTTAGAAAAAAAGCTTATATTTGCAATGGATTTACGGAAAAAATGGGAAGGCTTCGGAAGAAAGCCTTTTTTCGTACTGTAAATCAAGATAAAAATATATGGAGTTTAGAAAAAGAATTGAAGAATTATTAAATGAATTCCTTGAGACCAGAAAAGATCTGTTTCTTATTGATCTTAAAATTTCTGCAGGGGATGATATTACAGTGATTTTGGATGGTGATAACGGAGTTTCTTTGCAGGATTGTCTTGATGCAAGCCGTGCCATTGAATTTAATATGGATCGTGAAGAGCATGACTTTAGCCTTCAGGTGATGTCTGCAGGACTGAGCGAGCCATTATCCACACCAAGACAATTCGGTAAAAATATTGGAAGAGAAATTGAGGTAATGCTGGAAGATTCTTCTAAAATTGAAGGAGAATTGTCAAAAGTAGATGATGAGAAGATCACACTTGTTTTACGTTACCGCAAGCCGAAAGATATCGGAAAAGGAAAAGTAGATGTGGAGGAAGAGAAAGAGATTTCTTATCCTGAGATCAAAAAAGCATTAGTAGTAATTAAATTTTAAAAAGAAAAAAGAATAGATGGATAATATAGCGTTGATTGAATCCTTTGGTGATTTTAAAGACGAAAAGGGGATCAGTAAGATTGATCTTATGGCAATTATTGAAGATTCACTGAAGACTCTTTTAAGAAAGAGATTTGATTCAGATGATCATTTTGATGTGATTGTAAACCCGGATAAAGGAGATTTTCAGATATTTTTAAATAAAACAATTGTAGAGGACGAAATGTCTGAAGATGATGATTTGGAAATTGAAATTTCTGAAGCTAAGAAGATTGACCCTACCTTCGAAGTAGGTGAGGACTTTACAATGGAAATTCCTGTGGCGCAATTGGGAAGAAGAAATATTCTTACCCTTAAGCAGATTCTGGCTACAAAACTTCAGGAGCACAATAATGCAATGCTGTACGAACAGTTTAGAGATAAAATTGGGGAAATTGTTGTAGGGGAAATCCACCATATCCGTCACAAGCATGTGATTTTGCTGGATGATGAAGGAAATGAATTTATTTTACCAAAAGAAAACCAGATCCCATCCGATTTCTTTAAAAAGGGTGAGAATATCAGAGCTATTGTTGAGACAGTAGATTTTAAAGGTTCTAAACCACAGATTATTATTTCCAGAACTGCACCTAAATTCCTTGAGAAGTTATTAGAGCTGGAAATTCCTGAGATCCAGGACGGAACAATTATGCTGAAAAAGGTAGTAAGAATTCCTGGTGAAAAGGCGAAGATTGCAGTAGATGCTTATGATGACAGAATTGATCCGGTAGGAGCTTGTGTTGGGGTAAAAGGATCCAGAATTCATGGTGTTGTAAGAGAGTTGAGAAATGAAAACATCGATGTTATTCAGTGGTCTAAAAACCCTGAGATTTTGGTGAAGAGAGCATTAGGAAATGTTACCATCAATAAAATTGACATCAATGAGGAACAAAACTATGCACTAGTATATACTCCTGTTGAAGAGATTTCTAAAGTAATTGGAAAACAAGGGCAGAATATCAGACTGGCTTCTTGGTTGTCAGGATATGAGATTGATGTGTACAGAGAGTCCAGCGAGGATGATGATGTTGAATTGAGAGAATTTAACGACGATATCGAGCAGTGGATTTTGGATGAGTTTAAGAAAGTAGGACTTACAACTGCAAAATCAGTATTAGATAAAGAAACTGAGAGTCTTTTAAATATGGTAGACCTTGAAGAAGAAACAATCGAAGAGGTTAAACGTATTCTGAGAGAAGAATTTGAAGATTAAGATTTTAAATAAATTTTAATAAACAGTAAAAAAGAAATACTTTAATTTTAAAAATTAAAAACAGTAAATAATATAAATGCCAAAAATTAGATTAAATAAAGCGGTTAAGGAATTCAATATTTCGATGTCCAGATTAGTAGAGTTTTTACAATCAAAGGGTATCGAAGTTGAAAGCAATCCTAACGCTCAATTGGAAGAATCGGCATATTCTGCATTGGAGGCTGAGTTTGCTAAAGACGGCGAACAAAGAAAGGCTTCCCATGAGGTGGTGATCACTAAAGTTCCGGAAGAAAAACTGGAAATTGAAGAAAAGAAAACCCCTGAAGTGATAAGAGCTAAAGCAAATAAACCAGAAACTAGAATTTTAGGTAAAATAGAGTTAGAACCTAAGAAGCCTGAAGTTGAAGAAGCTCCTGCAGCTCCTGTGGCTCCTGTTGCAGCACCGGTTGAAGAAAAGAAAGAAGAAATCGTGAAAGAAGAACAACAGCCGGAAGTTAAAGCAGTACCTGAAAAGCAGGAATTTAAAGTTTTGGATAAAATTGATTTGTCTCAAATAGAATCTAGAAACAGACCTGTGAAAAAAGACAAGCCAAAAATGGAGGAGAAAAAAGAAGAAGTTAAACCTGTGCAACCTGTAAAAGAAACTCCAAAACCAGTGGTTGTAGAGGAGAAAAAAGTGGAAACTCCAAAAGTAGAGGCTGAGCCTGAATCTCAGGAACCACAGAAAATTGAGACAGTATATCAGAAACTTGATGGTCCTAAGATCGTTGGGGAAAAGATTGACTTAACTCAGTTTGCGCCGAAGCCAGGTGCCGGAGCAAAAAAGAAAAGAAAGAGAATTGAAAAACCTGGTGGCCAGAATAACCAACAAGGTCAGGGGAATAATCAAAACTCAGGAAATAATAATAACAATAACCAAGGTGGTCAAGGCCAAGGAAACCGTCCGCAAGGTCAGGGTGGACAAGGTGGAAACCGCCAGGGTCAGGGTGGTCAAGGAAACCGTCCGCAAGGTCAGGGTGGCCAGGGTGGAAACCGTTTTGGAAATAACCAGGGTGGTGGAAACCGTCAGGGTCAAGGTGGTGGTGGCTTCAAAAAAGGAGGCCAGAACAACAGACCTGGACAAAGAGTTATGCCAGTTGAGCTGACTGACGAGCAAGTTAAAAACCAGATCAAAGAAACATTAGAAAAACTTACTAATAAAGGAGGGAAATCTAAATCTGCAAAACACAGAAAAGATAAAAGAACTTTCCGTAGAGAGCAGGATGAGCGTCAGCAGGAGCTTGAAGCACAAGACAGAAC
This sequence is a window from Chryseobacterium culicis. Protein-coding genes within it:
- a CDS encoding UDP-glucose dehydrogenase family protein yields the protein MNITIVGTGYVGLVTGTTLAELGNSVYCVDIDEKKVEGMKNGVVPIYEPNLEEMFLRNIQSERLFFTTNLKEALDKSEVIYLALPTPPGEDGSADLSYILQVANNIGDLMTEYKVIVNKSTVPVGTADRVRETISSKTDIPFDVVSNPEFLREGFAVEDSMNPSRVVVGASSERAKDIMSKIYQPFTNTGIPIIFMDEKSSELTKYAANSFLAVKITFMNEIANYCEKVGADVDKVRLGMGSDDRIGHRFLFPGIGYGGSCFPKDVKALIKSGKQEDFNFQILEATEKVNTTQKVILVSEIEKYFGGNIEGKKIAMWGLAFKANTDDIREASSLDNIALLLEKGAEIIAYDAVAESNVQKRLGNKIQYAKGMYDALENADALFIATEWPEFKNPNFELMAKKMKNKVIFDGRNMYPLEIPEQNGFHYKSIGRKTISK
- the rimP gene encoding ribosome assembly cofactor RimP, whose amino-acid sequence is MEFRKRIEELLNEFLETRKDLFLIDLKISAGDDITVILDGDNGVSLQDCLDASRAIEFNMDREEHDFSLQVMSAGLSEPLSTPRQFGKNIGREIEVMLEDSSKIEGELSKVDDEKITLVLRYRKPKDIGKGKVDVEEEKEISYPEIKKALVVIKF
- a CDS encoding ABC transporter permease yields the protein MNEPQQKWTETIDADHSLFDLKLKEVWRYKDLVYMFVKRDFVSSFKQTILGPIWFFINPILTTIVYLVIFGRIAKLPTDGAPPLLFYLAGVTLWNYFSASLLATSSTFTGNAGIFGKVYFPRLVTPLSIVISNLMRFGVQFLLFILAWAYYLNEGMVHPNIWVLATPVLILLMALFSLGLGMIFSALTTKYKDLTMLLGFGVSLYMYATPVIYPISSLSGIFKKLALYNPLTGIFECFKYAWLGVGDFSPLMLGMSSVIIIIIMAIGVVIFNKVEKTFMDTV
- a CDS encoding polysaccharide ABC transporter ATP-binding protein, which codes for MLALKAENISKQYRLGQVGTGTLSHDLNRFWHKVRGKEDPYLKIGETNDRTTKGDSEYVWSLRDINFEIEKGDAVGIIGRNGAGKSTLLKLLSKVTKPTTGKIYTNGRIASLLEVGTGFHPEMTGRENVFLNGAILGMTRKEIKRKFDEIVAFSGVERYIDTPVKRYSSGMYVRLAFAVAAHLESEILIVDEVLAVGDAEFQKKCLGKMNDVTKGEGRTILFVSHNMAAVKQLCTSGILMKNGQVSHRGDINSVLENYIINELSPNIEFRYIEDISKKAQIQKVKVYNDKSVETTEFGHNEDINIDLSFINRSVNTGIRVNVAVLDKFENVIFITRKVFEEKNENNFTIKIEGGKLIPNTYVLSVAIDTPSVELYDIIKGGIQLNIIETGHENFLAGDTDNGIITPPVIWM
- a CDS encoding glycosyltransferase, with translation MGKKVLILSTGDVNGAYEAMYKVAHIMKNMGHEVVMCVKHKTKNEEFIKAYNPPSSTAVKPGLLTSVINKVKTRLNIATPKETKKTISTDRKYSFFSKDEITENINIDSLLKTTGFTPDFVFTGMTIDFLNSTDLLNLYNATQAKIYNITVDMNHFTGGCHFSWGCDGYVRGCDENCPAITKEDEKVIAKNNFERKYENAKKANFKIIAGSGLTLIQAQNSKIYKDQKTIYNINSLIDTTLLNDRNKPIAKQIFSLSDDCFYILTGAQNMEDPRKGFAYLIEALELLDQELPQELKEKIVLLVVSNTVNEEFDKVTFKKQKIDYIKDYRLLSLLYQAADIFINSSIEDSGPMMVSEALACGTPVVGFDTGVVMNMVINDYNGYKAPLKDSRKLADGIKKIFELDKDSYSVFSKNAVKQVEEFSSYEYASAIFSKILEQND
- the rfbB gene encoding dTDP-glucose 4,6-dehydratase; translation: MKNIIITGGAGFIGSHVVREFVKNNPDTKIINLDALTYAGNLENLKDIEDEPNYVFEKADITKPEELRKVFEKYNPDAVVHLAAESHVDRSITDPMAFINTNVNGTANLLNLCKEFWTLNPDHTHGRFPDEKRNNLFYHISTDEVYGSLGETGFFLETTSYDPQSPYSASKAASDHLVRAYGNTYGMPFIVSNCSNNYGPNHFPEKLIPLCISNIINEKPLPIYGDGKYTRDWLFVIDHARAIHQIFKEAKTGETYNIGGFNEWQNIDLVKELIKQMDAKLERPEGYSEKLITFVKDRPGHDKRYAIDATKLNKDLGWKPSVTFEEGLGKTIDWYLENKEWLENVTSGDYQKYYEKQYS
- the rfbA gene encoding glucose-1-phosphate thymidylyltransferase RfbA; the protein is MKGIILAGGSGTRLYPLTIAVSKQLMPVYDKPMIYYPLSTLLLAGIKDILIITTPHDQAGFIKLLGDGSQIGCNIEYVVQPSPDGLAQAFILGEQFIGNDPAALVLGDNIFYGSEMGTLLKNKTNPKGGVVFAYHVADPERYGVVEFDKDLKAVSIEEKPLNPKSNYAVPGLYFYDNNVVEIAKNIKPSARGELEITDINNVYLNNGKLEVAVLNRGTAWLDTGTFDSLHDASEFVSVIEKRQGFKIGCIEEIAFRNKFIDEDKLLETATKYGKSGYGEYLKQLIRK
- the nusA gene encoding transcription termination factor NusA gives rise to the protein MDNIALIESFGDFKDEKGISKIDLMAIIEDSLKTLLRKRFDSDDHFDVIVNPDKGDFQIFLNKTIVEDEMSEDDDLEIEISEAKKIDPTFEVGEDFTMEIPVAQLGRRNILTLKQILATKLQEHNNAMLYEQFRDKIGEIVVGEIHHIRHKHVILLDDEGNEFILPKENQIPSDFFKKGENIRAIVETVDFKGSKPQIIISRTAPKFLEKLLELEIPEIQDGTIMLKKVVRIPGEKAKIAVDAYDDRIDPVGACVGVKGSRIHGVVRELRNENIDVIQWSKNPEILVKRALGNVTINKIDINEEQNYALVYTPVEEISKVIGKQGQNIRLASWLSGYEIDVYRESSEDDDVELREFNDDIEQWILDEFKKVGLTTAKSVLDKETESLLNMVDLEEETIEEVKRILREEFED